DNA sequence from the Bacillota bacterium genome:
GAGCAGCGAGGAATCCTACCTCCCCCGGCCCCAGCTCTGCAGCGGGTTCCATCTCGGGGCGGAACACACCGACGTCTGTCACGTCGTATTCCTTGCCAGATCCCATGATCCGGATCCGCGAGCCTTGTCTGACGCGGCCCTCCATTACCCTAACGTAGATGATTACGCCACGGTAAGGATCGAAATGTGAATCGAAGATCAGCGCACGAAGCGGGCCCTGAGCATCCCCTGCTGGCGGCGGGATCCTGTCCACAATTGCTTCGAGAACTGACGAGACCCCCTGTCCAGTCTTGGCACTGACCATCAGAACCTCGGAAGGTTTTGCACCCAGGAGGTCTACGAGTTCCTCGCGGACCCGCTCGGGTTCGGCGTTCGGGAGGTCTATCTTGTTCACCACAGGGATGATCTCGAGGCCCGCGTCGATCGCAAGGTACAGGTTGGCAAGTGTCTGCGCCTCGACGCCTTGGGATGCGTCCACCACCAGAACAGCCCCCTCGCACGCAGCGAGGGATCGTGACACTTCGTAGGTGAAGTCGACGTGCCCGGGGGTATCGATCAGGTTCAATACGTAGGACTCCCCATCCGCCGCCCGGTGCTCGATTCGCACAGGCTTGAGCTTGATGGTGATACCCCTCTCGCGCTCGAGTTCCATCCTGTCGAGGACCTGCTCCACCATCTCCCGGCGATCCAGGGCCCCCGTGAGCTCAAGGATGCGGTCAGCGAGAGTCGATTTCCCGTGGTCGATATGGGCTACTATGGAGAAGTTTCGGATGGCGCTCTGGTTCATCTCATACCTCATCCGCCGGAGACGTCCGGCTGTGGAAGTCAGAGATGATTATACCACACCGAGCGCCATGGCAAGCGCCGAGGCCCCCACTGCGGCCTGCACCAGGAAAGCAGCGGGGCCTCGCATCTTCCCGTGAGGAAGAAAGCCTGAGTGGGTCGGGAATACTCCGGTGACGTTTCCGCCGGAGAGGTGGGACAGGACGACCTCGACATCGGGCAGGACTGCCCCGATCGTCCCGGCGACGGCCGCCCGGGACCCGAACCCCGAATTCCAGCACCCCGCAATCAGGACGGCCGCTGTAACAATATCGAGAACCGCCCAAGCTGGCTTCTGGTAGTCCGAGTGAGGGACCATGTCGAGGGCGCAGTGGCTCACAAGCCCAAGTGCGAAGGCGAGCGCGGGGTCCCTCGTGACCCGCGCCGCACACGCACCGAGGCAGGCGTGGACTGTGGCAGTCATGTCATCACTGCTCCGGGCCCAGATTCTTGGAGTCTTCCATCTCGATTCTGAACGCTCTCCCGAATACCTCCACCCGGAGCGCGCCCTTCTCCGGGACTGAGATGGTTGCAGGAGACCATGGCCGAGCCGCCCCGGCCATCCGGGAGGCTGCCGTACCAGCCGCCGCAACCCCCACCGCTACGAAGGCCGCGAGGGACACAAGCCCAACAATGAGGACTACCAGCTCCAGTATGGTGTGCCTTGCCATTCTAGCCTCAGAGGATGTTCACGAGCGCCCTTGCCACGAGTCGCGCGGAACGCTCGGCCTCCTCCCGGGTGTTGTCAGTCCCTCCGATCTCGATTATGATAGCTCGGTCGTGGACGTGCTGGTTAAACCGCGAGTGGGAGTAGCGCGCAACGCCACGCGACACTCCAGGGTACAACCGGTCCAGCTCAGCATCGAGCTTGAGTGCGAATTGGTAGTTCTTCCGCCAGTTCGGATGGGCAAGCGCGGAACTCTCTTCAGTGACAACGATCAACACACGCGCCACTTTCTTCCCGTCTACCGTCGTCGTGCGCAGCCTCTCCAGGTTTGCGGGGAGGGAGTCACGGTGTATGTCGACGATTGTCTCCAGCGACGGATACGCCCCCACCAGGTACTTCATGGTGACCAGAGAATTCACATAGCTCTTGCTCCAGTCAGGATAGTCATGGATCTTGGTGGAATGCACGGTGCTTGTGCCGAACGCGCGCGATAGCTCATCCGCCATGACGGCTCCCACCGCGATCACGCCCTCGCTCTTTCCCCAGCAGTAGTCGGCTCCCCAGCTCTTCCGGTACGCCTCGGAGCTATGTGTGTGGAGTATGGCGACCCTAGGCTTGGTCCCCGACATCGACAGGTTGTCGGACACGCGCCGCATCGCAAGAGCGGTGGGCGCCTCCGGCCGCGCCTGATCTCGCTGTTTCGCTGGGGCGGGAGCCGGTGACGGAGACGAAGGGGAACGGCTTTCGGGTTCCCCAATCGTCACACCGGACTCAGGGCGTTCCTCTGGGGCCCTGGCGAGTGTCTCCGCCCGTGATGACGCCTGGACAAGCGCCTCCTCCGTCGCTCCGTTGCTCCCACTGTCGCCCGTGCGCAGGACCTCTTTCCCCTTGTCGGCCCCTCCGCCTCCTGATGCTGACGCAGATCCTGCCCGCTGTACCTGCCAGGGCGCCTCCACAGGCAACGTCCCCTCACGTAGCTCGGCGAAGACCCGTGCGTCCGACGACCGTGCCGGGTAGGATTCCAGGCGTGCGGGGCGAACGATGGCGGGGAGTTCCGCCCGCACGAACGTCCTCGGGTCCTCTGGGTCTAGCCCGCCCATCGCTCCCATGGCCGCTCGGAGCGCCCGTGCCGCCAGTCCGCCCATATCCCGGTCCCCCGGGGGCATCTCCCTGGTCGAGTCAGACCGGTCGCTTGCGGTCCCGGAACTCCTCGGCCTCACAAACGCCCCGAGCCGGGAGATGATCCGGGACAGGAGAGAACCGGTGGATTCCACAGTCTCGTCCGCCCGCCCCGCACCCGAAATGGCGGGCACAACCTGAGCCTGTTCCTTCCTGGGAAGGCCAACGATCAGGCCGACTGACACCAGTATCATGACCAGGTAAAGAAGGGCCAGGTTTCGAAAGGCCGAAAGGTCGCGACGGCCCAACCGCCGCGCCCTCCGAAAGGGCCTGGGGCGTTGGCGCCTCGCCCGTTTCCAGGCGTTCACTTGCATCACCGCCCCCCAAAGCTGGCATATGCCTCTTTTCAGCTCTATGCGGGCGGCCTTGTGCTTATTCCGCCGCAGTCACTGCAAGTACTGGTATATCTCGTTCTCCTCTATCGCCGGATGCAGGGCGTAGTTTATGCCCCCGGCGACCACGTCCGATAGCTCCTTGACCAGCACATCCACTTCCTTCGGCGTAACCACCAGGGTGCCGAAATACGGCTGAAGAACCTGAGACACTACTTGCTGCGCCTGGCGGGGCGGGCCATCCTCTGGCAGCCTGGGTTGCTGAACAGCAACGCCGGGAGCTTGCCCGCGCTGCAGTATGTCCAGGGCATCTCCGACTATGGTCAAAGCGTGTACCACAGTGGGGACACCGATGGCTATCACCGGGACCCCCATAGCCTGGCGCGTGATCCCGAACCTCTTGTTCCCGATGCCCGACCCGGGCTGGATGCCACTATCCCCCAGCTGAACGGTGGTGCCCAGCCTGGAGACGTTTCGGGAGGCAAGTGCGTCTACCACGATGATCAGGTTTGGGCGTACTCGAGAGACAACTCCACCCACAATCTCTGCGGTCTCGATTCCTGTCAAGCCCAGGACTCCCGGGGAGATCGCCGCCACGGAACGCAGCCCGCCTCGCTTCTCAGGAGGAGTCATGGAGTGCACATGCCTGGTGACCATCACTTTCCCAACCACCATCGGGCCGATCGCATCTGGGGTAGCGTTCCAGTTCCCGAGACCGCACACGAGCGTAGTGAAGTCTTCCAGGGCCCGGAAGTCCGCCCCGAAGTTGGCGTTGATCATGTTCACCAGTTCCCGGGCGAGCCCATCTGCAACCTGCTTCTGAAGTTCCCTGTCGTGCAGCGGAAGGTCGGGAGCATCGATCGTTACGTAGTTGCCTGGAGCCTTCCCGAGGGCTCGTCCGGCCTCCTCGGTCATGATGCGTACCCTGGTTACGGACCCGAAGTCCTGGGGCTCAGTCTGGGAAACAACGCCCCGAACCTCGGCACCGGCGGCACCGGATGCGATCTGATGGGCTTCAACCGCGAGGTCGGTCCTGAGCACACCGGACTCTTCCTGCGGTGAGGTCTCGGCCGCCGGGGCAGTCCTCCATTTCATCCCGAAACCCCGTGTCCATTCCATTTCCGACTCCCCCCAAGAGACCATCGATTAGCCGTAGTCTCCCCCAGTGCAGATAGGTTCATCAATGCTTGCATTCCCAAGGTGTGCGTGGTAGAATCAGAACCGCGCAGTCGGACAGTCGGAGGAGGTGACATGCTGGTGCCGAACATCAAGTCAGCCAAGAAGCGCGTGAGGACGTCCAGAGTTCGGGCCCTTAGGAACGCGTCCGTCAAGTCCTTCGTCAAGACGGCGGTCCGGAGGTGCAACGAGGCCCTCGCCGAGCAGGGTGCCGATGGCGCGACTCAGCAGCTCAACCGGGCAATGAGCGCGATCGACCGCGCGGCGAAGAAGGGCGTCATCCACAAGAACCAGGCTTCGAGGCGCAAGTCCCGGCTCGCCCGGAAGGCGAACGCCGCCCGCGCCGCCGCCGAATAATCGAAAGGCCGAAGGCTCCACATCAGGTGCTCAGACTCGCCTACTTGACCGGTCGTGGGCTGGAAAGTAGGCTTGTGTCTTCTGTGGGCGGCGTGGGGCTCACGACCAGACTGCCCGATCCCCTTTCTCACCTGTCCTCCCGAGGCACAGATCTGATACAAGGATATCCATCGCGACATCATCCGGCATGGTCCCGGACTTGATCTCCNNNNNNNNNNTGATCTCCCAATCGGACCTGGCGAGCCGCGAGACCATGCGCGCCAGCCTGACCTGACTCAGGCGTCGGGCCTGGGCCACTATCTTCCTCGCCACGAAAGCAGGTTTCCCGGTGGTGCGGGTGATGTGTTGCGCAACCTCCTCATCGCTCCTCCCCCGGTCCAGTTCATCCCTGGCCTCGATCAGCTGGCGGAGGTGCCCTGCAAGCACACTCTGGATCAGCTGTGAAGCCTTGCTCAGAACCCTCAGGTCCTTCAGGGCAGATGCAGCGCGGGCCCGGTCGCCGTCGGCCACAGCGTCACAGAAATCATATACCGACCTAGTAGCCCCGCGTCCAACCGCCTGCCGCACATCCTCCTCTGTGATGGCCCGGCGCCCAGGCCCAACATATAGAAGCAATTTGTCCATCTCGCCAGCGAGCGCCCTGAGGTCTGTCCCAATCAGATCGTACAGGAGCTCCGCCGCTTCACGGTCGATCTTGATCCCCATCTCCCGGGCGTGGTCGAATATGAACCTCCTCGCGTCCCGCTCATACGCCCTCCGGAACTCGCAGACCGTGATGTTCTCCCCGCCCGCCTGAGCTTCCTTGCGGGGAGCGGCCTTCGAACCTGAAAGGATCACCACGAAAGTGTCGGGGGGGACGGGACAATCGGACCGTTTTGGGCCTCCAAGGAGGAGGCGAACCAACCGGGCCTGGTCCTCGGTGCGCATCTCGTCGAACCTGCCCACCATGACAATCCGGGTTCCTGAAAACATGGGCACAGTAAGCACAGCCGATGCGATGTCGTCCACTGCCGCCTCCGCGGCATCGAACACGTTTGTGTCCGCTCCGGCTGACCTCTGTTCCATCGCCCTTGCGAGTGCCTCGGCCGCCCGGTCTCTCGAGTAGTCGTCCTCACCGTAGAGAAGGTAGACCGGGGTGAACCGCCCCGTCTTGATTGCCCTCTGGATCTCCGGATCCAACGTCGCTCCCTCCGAATCCAAGGCTCAGCTCTTCAGGCCTGTCCTGGCAATCCCCTGGATGAACTGCTTCTGCGCCGCGAAGAAGATCACCACCAGTGGCGCAATAGCCATGGTCGACGCAGCCATCAGCAGGTTTGGGACAGTGCCGAACTCCTGGTTGAACTGAGACAGCCCCACCTGTATCGTGCGCATGCCCGACGAATTCGTGACGATGAGGGGCCAGAGAAACGAGTTCCAGCCTCCAATGAACGTGAACAGTCCGGATGTGACGAACACCGGAGCTGCCAAGGGAATCATCACCCTCACCAGATACCCGAGCCTGCCACACCCGTCAATTTGCGCCGCATCCCACAGCTCGAGAGGCACTGTCTGGAAGAACTGCCGCATAATGAAGATGCCGAACACACTCGCAGTCCACGGCACAATCAAGGCGTAGTACGTGTCTATCCAGCCAAGGCGGGACACGATCACGTAGTTTGGGACCAGGGTGACCTGGTCCGGTATCATCATCGTGCCCAAAAGCACCATGAACACAACTTCCTTACCGAAGAAGCTCAGACTCGAAAACGCATACGCTGCCAAAGCAGATGTAGCCAATTGCAGCGTGGTCGTCAGAGTGGCCACGAGGGCACTGTTCAGGAAGTACCGCGGGAAGTTGGGGTCGGCCTCCCATGCCGACCGGTAGTTCTCAAGGATGATCTTGGAGGGAACCCATACCAGCCGGTTCACGTAGAGCTCCTCAGGAGCTTTGACGGACGTGGTCAGCATGTAGTAGAACGGCATGAGCATGACAACTGCGCCCACGGCGAGCAGGACGTAGACGATGGGCATCTGGACCGATCTTCGCACGCTCACCTCACCTGCCCCTCTTCCTCACTGATAATGGACGCGCCCGCCCAGAGCGCTCCGCTGCGCGAGGGTGAGCACGAATATGATGGCAAACAGAGCGTACCCGATCGCGGCAGCATAGCCGAACTTGTAAGAGCCCCAGCCCATGTCATAAAGGTACTTCACAACGACTCGAGTCGTCCCAAGTGGCCCACCGCCCGCCGAGGGCCAAAGGACATAGACTTGAGTGAACACCTGGAAAGACCCGATTATCGATATGATAGCCACGAAGTATGTGGTCGGTGACAGGAGCGGCCATGTGATCTTGCTGAACATAGTCCATCCCCTGGCGCCGTCGATCGCCGCTGCCTCGTAGTACTCGTGAGGTATGTTCTGCAGCCCCGCGAGAAAGATCACGACGTTGTACCCGAGATGCCTCCATATGCTCATGAGAATCAGGGCGAACATGGCCCACTTCGGATCGAGGAGCCATGCCTGGGGTGAGATGCCGGCCGGCCCGAGCAAGGCGTTGAGTAGTCCCGCCGTGTCCTCCTTGTAGATCCAGGTCCACACGATCGAGATGGCGACCACCGGAGTGACGTAAGGGAGGAAGTATGCTGTGCGGAACCAGGCCAGAGCCCGGACCTTCTGGTTCAGCAACCAGGCGACTCCGAGTGCTATGGCCATGCCGGTTGGCACCGTGCCGAGCACGTAGACTGCGGTGTTGCGAAGCGCCTGCAGGAAGTCCTGGTCGTGAAGGAGGTCCCTGTAGTTGCCGAGTCCCACGAAGTTCCATCGGCCGATCAGGTTGGTATCGAACAGACTTATGTAAGCCGCATAGAAAGCAGGCATGAAGTGAAACACAAGAAGGATCACGAGTGCAGGAGCTAGGTACAGGTAGGCCTCCGCTGATTCCAGAACAGGCCCAGACCGGCGTGATCGTCTCACTGGCGCATCAGCTCCCTTCGCGCAAGCCATTCCATTACCCCAAGTGTGAATGCCGAGTTCTCGAAACCCGGCCGCACAAGATCGTGGGAGGAGAAAGTGGGCGCCCCTACGCACACTACCCGGCCCAAGCCCACCTCAAATGAAGCCGCAACCACAGGGGCGCGGGCGTACGGATAGTACCGCCCTTCCCCTTCCAGGTCAACGTTGGTGGCCGAACCCGGGGCTCGGGCGAGCACCTGCATGCCGGGAACGGGCAGCGCACCGAACTCCGGTCCTGCCAGTGCACATGCCTCGGACACGTACACCGTGCCTCCAGAAGACAACTCCATCTTCACTTGAGTCTTCGCGTCATGCCTGATCTCATCGTACCCGAAACGAACCGGTGCGCCAAGGCCTTCCAGGATCTCGTTGAACTGACTCACCGATCTCGAGCCATCCTGCCCAAATGACCACGCCCCCAGAAGAAGCGCCCCGCCGTCACGGACGAAAGACACGACCGCGTCCAGTTCCGCGTCTTCAAAGGCAGTGGGCCCCAGAGAGAATCCGACCTCGGGGAGCGTGATCACGAGTACGTCATAATCCGCAAGAAGATCTGCGGTGATACGAGCACTGATAGACCGGGCGTCGTAGTCGTGCGCACGAAGCAGATCGAGAAAGGCGTCGAGGTAGCCAGAATACCGGTTGTTGTGACCTTCATCCACTAACACCTTGGGGAGTCCCGCGGGGTGAACTCGAACCTGCTTGCCGATGAATCTCTCCGGGGCAGCGCCTCCGGGGATGACGATCTCCATCTCGAGGCCTGCGTCACCATGAGCGTCGGGCACCCATTCGAACCGCACCTCTGTTCCGGCACCGGCCGGCACACTCACGACTGTCGACCCCACGAGCAGTCGATCGCGCGCCCCGGGCCGTGTGACATACAAGTGTGCTTCGACACGCTGCAGGGGACTGTCGTTCCTGTTGACGACCTCAGCGAGGACCCGCGTGGGAACCCCCTCGGTTACCATGGGATCCGCGACTGCGAAATCGCACACTGTGATGTCCGCCTCACTGGCAACCCAGATGGGGCTGGTGACAATGACATCCTTGTCCTTCTGAACCGCGCGAACATAGTACCAGTTGTATGACTCTTCGGGGACGATATCGAATGTCACCTCGAAATGCCCGCACCCCGGACCTGCGAATTCCATCACTACCTTCCCGCCGCTTCCGATCACTTGCACGGTGTCGAGGCAATCGTCCGGATCCGGGTCGTCGATTCTGATAGTGAACGGGATTCCCACACCGCGGAGGAGATCGGGAGCACTCAGGGTCACCGTCCCACCAATGAGCACATCATCGGACTCGAAGATCACCCTGACGTTCCGGTCCTCAGTGGCGTATGTCCTCATGCTGCGGAGTGCATCATAGACTGCCTCCCGGGTCAATTCCCATGCGAGCACCGCAGTTCTGGTATCCGCCGCGGTACCCCAGTCGGCTCGGTGGTTGTCCTGGTTGCTCGTCGCCCCAACCTTCCAGCCCCGGTCCAGGGCACGGATGTAAGCACGCTCATTTCGGATATTGTGGGAGTATGGGCCGTTCCCTACCTCGAGCAGGCACATGTACCTGTCCGCCCGGCCCGAGTAGGCGAAGTCGTCCCAGTTTGGCTGTAGTTCGTAATCGGGGTGGTTGAACATCCCGAACCCGTCATACATCGCGAGGAATTCTATCAATTCCGCAAGGCTCCGCTGGTTGTCCCGGGATGCCGCAAGAGGAGTTCCGTACCCCCCTGCGTGGCCGGATGAGTGTGTCCATTCGAACCCGATGAAGGGAACGAAGACGCCGGGTTCGTAGAACTCCTCCGCCTCTTCCAGGCTCTTGTGCCAGAGGATTATGTTCGTTTCCTCCTGCATGTAGTACCCGTGCTCCGTGGTGGCGAGGAAATCGAGGCCGGCCACATCTCGCGCATGTGTGAAGGCATCAGATGGGGTCAGCGCACCGTCTGAGTAGGCAGTATGAGCGTGGAGGATCCCGAAGTAGTGGTTCACCGGCGGCCGGGCTCCGGCTGCCGGCGCCACCAGGGCAGAAACCACCATCACACAGGAGATGCACGCGACCGAGAGGAACCGCGCCAGCCGTGATGAGTTCATGATGAGGAGCCTCCTTTCAGGCAAGCGCAAGCCCGGGGAGGTCGGTCACCTCGGGTCGACGACCCCGGGCTGGCATGCCAAGCTTACTGCGACTCACTTCAACCGAGCGTTCGCCTTCATGACCGCGGCATCAAGGGCCTCCTGGGGTGTGGCTTTCCCAAGGAAGGCTTTCTCAACAGCTTCGGAGATATCGTTCCTGATATTGTTCCAGGCTGCGATATTGGGATCGTACTTTATGTGCCGGAGCTGCTTGAGGCTCTCCTCGTTCCTGGGGTTCTGCTGGAAGAACTCCCTCATCATGTCGAGGTGCACGGCGGACTTCCGCACCGGAATGTAGCTGGTTCCGATGGCCCACTTGGCGGTCTGCCTGGGCTCGACGAGCCACTTGATGAACTCCCACGCAGCCTCCTGTTCCCGTTGTGAGGCTCTTGCGAATATCGCGAGGTCGGTCCCGGCGACAGGGGTGGACCTGTACCTCGGCTCCAGATATGGGAGGGGCGCGGCACCCCATTCGAACTTGCCCGCAACGGCGGCATCGGTATAGCTCAGGCCTGGGGAGGAAGTGAAGTACATCGCGACCTTCCCTGCCCCGAAATCAGCATCGAGGTATCCCGGGATGTAGTATGCCACCTTGTACTTGTTGAGAAGGTCCACCATGAACTGCAGGCTGCGGACTCCAGCAGGGCCCGCCACGGCGACCTTGCCCGCGGCGTCCATCCACTCTCCACCTGCATTAAAATAGAAGCACGCAAACATGTCGATAAAGGGCCGCAACCCCACGCCGTACCTGGTGATCTTGTCGCCTTCTCTGACTGTGAGTTTGTCGGCCGCGGTGAGGAACTCCTGCCAGGTAGCGGGAGGGGACGCGATGCCTGCCTGTTGGAAGGCGGTTTTGTTGTATACCAGCACATAGACGCTCTTGTTGAACGGCATGGTGTACCAGACGCCGTCAAAGGTGCAGGCCGCACGGAGGCCTTCCCAGATATCGTCGATCTCCAGCTGGGACATGCCGTTCGACCCGCGTACGAACTTCTCGATGGGGACTACTTCTTTGCCGGAGATGTACTCCGGAACCCAGTTGCCGTACACCTGCGCCATGGTAGGAGGTTTGCGGGCCACCAGCGCGCCTACGAGTTTCTGGCTCAGGGCACCGTAGTTCCCCTGGTACTCGGCTTTGACAACGATGTCGGGATGCTGCGCGTTGAACTCGGCAACCAGGGAGTCCAGGGTCTTACCCAGTTGGGCCCCCATAGCGTGCCAGAAGGTGACCGTGGTCTTGCCCTGGGCCGCAACAGACGAGCCGAACGTGCAAGCAACGAGCATCACAAGGCTCGCAAGGACAAGGATCAAGAGCCGCTTCAAGTTGTCCCCCGCGCCGCGTCCCGCGCGCGGGGTTTCCCCCTTTCACGTGGTTGTCTGCTGGCTCGTATTCGACGAAGAGGATTACACTCCTCTCGTCCCCTACCTATTTCGAAAGACTCTCCAAACCTCGAAACATCGGTGACCTGTTCCAGACAGCGCGCATGTCGGATATCAGGGTTTTCCGGAGGAGCGGCCAGAATGTCACTGTCACCGCCCCCACTTCGTCCGTCCTGAGCACCCGGGCGCCGGCAGCAGCGAGCCGCGCCAAGACTGCCTCGGATGGGTGCCCATACGCGTTTCTCCCAACGGAGACCACGACGGACTCTGGTGCTACCGCCTCGATGAACCTCTGGCCGGAGGAACCGGAAGAGCCATGGTGCCCAACTTTGAGAACGAGTGTGCGGGGCACACCCGCCCTCAGAGCACGGGCCTCGAATGCGTGGCCCGAATCCGCACACAGCAGGGCGGAGAACCCCCGAAACTCGATCCTAAGCACAATTGACGCCTCATTCGCATCCAGTCTGGCTGGTGCACCCGGTCGCGGTGGATTCAGAACCTGGATCGATAGGCCGCCCCACGCGATTGTGTGACCGGAAGCAACGGCAACCGTCACCGCCCCAGAGCGCTCTGCTGCCTTGATGAACTCCAGGGCGTATCTGGAACAGGGTTGCCCAGCGGGGACTATCGCGGCCCCCACCCTTGCTCCTTCCATGGCGCGCGGCAATCCCCCGGCATGGTCCGAATGCCCGTGGGTCATCACCACGGCATCGATCGTGCCGACTCCCTGCCTACGTAGGAACGGCCGGACATGTCTCTCCCCGGCGTACTGGTCCCCTCCATCAACGAGCATGACTTGCCCCGAGGTGGAGCGGACGTAGATGGCATCCCCCTGTCCCACACTGAGAAAGACCATCCGGAACGGGCGAGGGGCGGCCACCCATATTACTGCACCTGCAGTGACCACAGCGAGGGCTCGAGTCAGGCGGCGGGTGAGAATCCTCCGGGCCCGGAGGCCGACAGCAGGACGGAAGAGAGCACCTATGATGATCAAGACACCAAGATAGTAGAGGCCGATCTCTGGACCAGTCAGGGACCTGACCCAGACAGTCGTCCAGCCCTCCCTACCAGACCACAGAACAAACCTGCCCAGGGCCTCGAGAGCCGTGCCCGACACCTGGTTTACGGCCACTCCCATCGGCGACCAGACTGTGCAGAGCGCGCATCCGACGAAACCAAGCCAGAGAGCAATGGTGGCGAGGGGTAAGGCCACCAGGTTTACTAGTGGGCCCACTGTCGCGACCTGGTTGGTCATGTTGGCCACCACCGGCCACAGTACCGCGTGGATGCAGGCGGAGGCGAGGAGACAAACGACACACCAGCGAATGAACCTGTTGAGCCTCGCCGGCAATAGCGCTGCCAGCCGGGGCACTACCGTTACAGTGATGAACGCGGCCATGTAGGACATCTGAAACCCGGGGTCACCCAGGAGAAGTGGGTTCGCCAAGAGCTGTGCCAGCGCCGCCACGGCCAGGAGGTTTGGGGGCCTGACCCTCCTCCCCAACATGGATCCGGCCAAGGACAGCAGAAACACAAAGCACGCCCGGGCGACGGAGGTCCTCATGCCCGCCGCAGCGGCATAGATGAGTGACGCACACGCGGCGAGGGTGTTGGCAATTCCGACCGGCAGATGCATGAGCCGGGCAATGCCCAGCGTCGCTCCGATCACAAGCCCGACGTGGAGGCCCGACGCCGCAAGCAGGTGCCCCGCGCCCACGCGCCTGAATGCCTCGAGGGTCTCGCCGTCGAGAATGTCCGGATCCCCTAATGCCATTGCGAGGAATAGGTCTCGCTGGGCCGGCGCGAGGGTCATCCCCGCCGTCCTCGATACCAGCTCACGCACTGAGAGGCCGAGGCCTGTGAGCATGCCAGGGCGGCCCCGCTCGACCAATGTGATGTCGGACAGGCCTGCCCTCGCCGTGACGTGGATACCCGACCTGAGAAGGATGGTCCGGAAATCAGGCTCGCCCGGGTTCATGGCGCGCGGAGGGAGTTCGGGACGGAGCTTTGCAAGGACCGTGTCTCCCACACGCAGGTCTGCAACATCTGCAGAAGAGTCTGTGTGACCCAGCCTGATCCTGAGCCCTCCGGTGGCGGGCAACAGCGCGTCCCCCACGCCGACTCGCTTCGTGGATATCACCACCTGCGAGTTTCGTGGGACCGTGCGGACGTCTGCCACAATCCCACACACCGTGACCTCGGTTCCGGCAAACCGAGCGACCGAGATCATGGCCCCTCGGTCTATATGACAGACAGCTAGATCCCCGGCAGCCCATCCCGCGATGCAGAGAGCGGCCCAGGCAAACCCGGCCCTGAACCGAACGGACAATCGCAGGGTCGTCCCTGTGGTCGCGGCCACGGC
Encoded proteins:
- a CDS encoding CehA/McbA family metallohydrolase, with the translated sequence MNSSRLARFLSVACISCVMVVSALVAPAAGARPPVNHYFGILHAHTAYSDGALTPSDAFTHARDVAGLDFLATTEHGYYMQEETNIILWHKSLEEAEEFYEPGVFVPFIGFEWTHSSGHAGGYGTPLAASRDNQRSLAELIEFLAMYDGFGMFNHPDYELQPNWDDFAYSGRADRYMCLLEVGNGPYSHNIRNERAYIRALDRGWKVGATSNQDNHRADWGTAADTRTAVLAWELTREAVYDALRSMRTYATEDRNVRVIFESDDVLIGGTVTLSAPDLLRGVGIPFTIRIDDPDPDDCLDTVQVIGSGGKVVMEFAGPGCGHFEVTFDIVPEESYNWYYVRAVQKDKDVIVTSPIWVASEADITVCDFAVADPMVTEGVPTRVLAEVVNRNDSPLQRVEAHLYVTRPGARDRLLVGSTVVSVPAGAGTEVRFEWVPDAHGDAGLEMEIVIPGGAAPERFIGKQVRVHPAGLPKVLVDEGHNNRYSGYLDAFLDLLRAHDYDARSISARITADLLADYDVLVITLPEVGFSLGPTAFEDAELDAVVSFVRDGGALLLGAWSFGQDGSRSVSQFNEILEGLGAPVRFGYDEIRHDAKTQVKMELSSGGTVYVSEACALAGPEFGALPVPGMQVLARAPGSATNVDLEGEGRYYPYARAPVVAASFEVGLGRVVCVGAPTFSSHDLVRPGFENSAFTLGVMEWLARRELMRQ
- a CDS encoding ABC transporter substrate-binding protein gives rise to the protein MKRLLILVLASLVMLVACTFGSSVAAQGKTTVTFWHAMGAQLGKTLDSLVAEFNAQHPDIVVKAEYQGNYGALSQKLVGALVARKPPTMAQVYGNWVPEYISGKEVVPIEKFVRGSNGMSQLEIDDIWEGLRAACTFDGVWYTMPFNKSVYVLVYNKTAFQQAGIASPPATWQEFLTAADKLTVREGDKITRYGVGLRPFIDMFACFYFNAGGEWMDAAGKVAVAGPAGVRSLQFMVDLLNKYKVAYYIPGYLDADFGAGKVAMYFTSSPGLSYTDAAVAGKFEWGAAPLPYLEPRYRSTPVAGTDLAIFARASQREQEAAWEFIKWLVEPRQTAKWAIGTSYIPVRKSAVHLDMMREFFQQNPRNEESLKQLRHIKYDPNIAAWNNIRNDISEAVEKAFLGKATPQEALDAAVMKANARLK
- a CDS encoding DNA internalization-related competence protein ComEC/Rec2, with translation MVWVLALVLIAVAATTGTTLRLSVRFRAGFAWAALCIAGWAAGDLAVCHIDRGAMISVARFAGTEVTVCGIVADVRTVPRNSQVVISTKRVGVGDALLPATGGLRIRLGHTDSSADVADLRVGDTVLAKLRPELPPRAMNPGEPDFRTILLRSGIHVTARAGLSDITLVERGRPGMLTGLGLSVRELVSRTAGMTLAPAQRDLFLAMALGDPDILDGETLEAFRRVGAGHLLAASGLHVGLVIGATLGIARLMHLPVGIANTLAACASLIYAAAAGMRTSVARACFVFLLSLAGSMLGRRVRPPNLLAVAALAQLLANPLLLGDPGFQMSYMAAFITVTVVPRLAALLPARLNRFIRWCVVCLLASACIHAVLWPVVANMTNQVATVGPLVNLVALPLATIALWLGFVGCALCTVWSPMGVAVNQVSGTALEALGRFVLWSGREGWTTVWVRSLTGPEIGLYYLGVLIIIGALFRPAVGLRARRILTRRLTRALAVVTAGAVIWVAAPRPFRMVFLSVGQGDAIYVRSTSGQVMLVDGGDQYAGERHVRPFLRRQGVGTIDAVVMTHGHSDHAGGLPRAMEGARVGAAIVPAGQPCSRYALEFIKAAERSGAVTVAVASGHTIAWGGLSIQVLNPPRPGAPARLDANEASIVLRIEFRGFSALLCADSGHAFEARALRAGVPRTLVLKVGHHGSSGSSGQRFIEAVAPESVVVSVGRNAYGHPSEAVLARLAAAGARVLRTDEVGAVTVTFWPLLRKTLISDMRAVWNRSPMFRGLESLSK